In a genomic window of Zingiber officinale cultivar Zhangliang chromosome 9B, Zo_v1.1, whole genome shotgun sequence:
- the LOC122023328 gene encoding protein JINGUBANG-like, translating into MDRAMMDDGDSSSSHSLPYGTVQHSDPLMHHHSAAASADDVDGFVRHSSSTTASSGFYSDYPLATSGENSPFVMSPWHQSSTPFPCDAVSSASATGLLASLVREEGHIYSLAAVGDVLYTGSDSKNIRVWKSQKDFAGFKSSSGLVKAIVVAADRIFTGHQDGKIRVWRVSPKNPTVHKRIGNLPRLKDVLRSSLKPSNYVEVRRHRSALWIRHSDAISCLSLNEDHGLLYSASWDKTFKVWRIADSRCLESVIAHDDAVNSIVAAFGGLVFTGSADGTVKVWRRELMTKATKHTPVQTLLKQECAVTAVAVSSSAPVVYCGSSDGLVNFWEGEVKLAHGGVLRGHKMAVLCLVAAGGLLVSGSADKNICVWRRDGAVHSCLSVLSGHTGPVKCLAMVAEEEREEGGAGAGSWIVYSGSLDKSVKVWRVSEQPPEALLRGPMNVPTDMDDAVGHH; encoded by the coding sequence CCGCCGACGACGTCGATGGCTTCGTCCGCCACTCCAGCTCCACCACCGCCAGCTCCGGCTTTTATTCTGACTACCCCTTGGCCACCTCCGGCGAGAACTCCCCGTTCGTCATGTCCCCCTGGCACCAGTCCTCCACCCCCTTCCCCTGCGACGCCGTCTCTTCCGCCTCCGCCACCGGCCTCCTCGCCTCCCTCGTCCGCGAGGAAGGCCACATCTACTCCCTCGCCGCCGTCGGCGACGTCCTCTATACCGGATCCGACAGCAAGAACATCCGCGTATGGAAGAGCCAGAAGGACTTCGCCGGCTTCAAGTCCAGCAGCGGCCTCGTGAAGGCCATCGTCGTCGCCGCCGACCGCATCTTCACCGGCCACCAGGACGGCAAGATCCGGGTGTGGCGCGTCTCCCCCAAGAACCCCACCGTCCACAAGCGCATCGGCAATCTCCCTCGCCTCAAGGACGTCCTCCGCAGCTCCCTCAAGCCGTCCAACTACGTCGAGGTCCGCCGCCACCGCAGCGCCCTGTGGATCCGCCACTCCGACGCCATCTCCTGCCTCAGCCTCAACGAGGACCACGGCCTCCTCTACTCCGCCTCCTGGGACAAGACCTTCAAGGTCTGGCGCATCGCCGACTCCCGCTGCCTCGAGTCCGTCATCGCCCACGACGACGCCGTCAACTCCATCGTCGCCGCCTTCGGGGGCCTCGTCTTCACCGGCTCCGCCGACGGCACCGTCAAGGTGTGGCGCCGCGAGCTGATGACCAAGGCCACAAAGCACACGCCGGTGCAGACCCTGCTGAAGCAGGAGTGCGCCGTCACGGCCGTCGCCGTCAGCTCCTCCGCGCCCGTCGTCTACTGCGGTTCCTCCGACGGGCTCGTCAACTTCTGGGAAGGCGAGGTCAAGCTGGCGCACGGAGGGGTGCTCCGTGGCCACAAGATGGCGGTGCTCTGCCTCGTCGCGGCCGGGGGCCTCCTGGTCAGCGGCTCCGCCGACAAAAACATCTGCGTGTGGCGGCGGGACGGCGCCGTGCACAGCTGCCTCTCGGTGCTGAGCGGCCACACGGGACCGGTGAAGTGCCTCGCCATGGTGGCGGAGGAAGAGCGAGAGGAAGGCGGTGCCGGCGCGGGAAGTTGGATCGTGTACAGCGGGAGTCTGGACAAGTCAGTCAAGGTGTGGCGAGTGTCGGAGCAGCCGCCGGAGGCGCTGCTGAGGGGCCCAATGAACGTGCCGACCGACATGGACGATGCGGTGGGCCACCACTGA
- the LOC122023329 gene encoding uncharacterized protein LOC122023329 produces the protein MEYATFRDLEGDHFAFGSHFDSPKSISAAPRPLPALSPCNGSCGGDDDGEEEEEVYIDADFQFDLLLTDLEDDGRLIPADKIFFQGRIRPLYPSFDDDDEDDDAASNEEEVNGSPVEADGALRQGFKGIPPESYCIRPPRSEKLVHGQHKKWPSMGFLHRWQLGDLIFKRHRNDRKEKQELAAVAAAPHEAVKKAGKKKKAVDKTKDKKRRP, from the coding sequence ATGGAATACGCCACTTTCAGAGATCTTGAAGGAGATCACTTCGCCTTCGGATCCCATTTCGATTCCCCCAAGAGCATCTCCGCCGCCCCTCGCCCTCTCCCGGCTCTGTCCCCATGCAATGGCAGCTGCGGCGGCGACGACgacggtgaggaggaggaggaggtgtacATCGACGCGGACTTCCAGTTCGACCTCCTGCTCACCGATCTAGAGGACGACGGCCGGCTCATCCCCGCCGACAAGATCTTCTTCCAGGGCCGCATCCGCCCGCTCTACCCTTCcttcgacgacgacgacgaagacGACGACGCAGCGTCGAACGAAGAAGAGGTCAATGGAAGTCCGGTCGAGGCGGACGGAGCTCTGCGGCAGGGCTTCAAGGGGATTCCGCCGGAGAGCTACTGCATTCGGCCTCCGAGGTCAGAGAAGCTGGTCCACGGCCAGCACAAGAAATGGCCCTCCATGGGCTTCCTGCACCGGTGGCAGCTCGGCGACTTGATCTTCAAGCGGCACCGTAACGATCGGAAGGAGAAGCAGGAGCTGGCGGCGGTGGCGGCGGCTCCTCATGAGGCGGTGAAGAAggcggggaagaagaagaaggcggtGGACAAGACGAAAGACAAGAAGAGGAGGCCATAG